In Dromiciops gliroides isolate mDroGli1 chromosome 4, mDroGli1.pri, whole genome shotgun sequence, one DNA window encodes the following:
- the LINGO4 gene encoding LOW QUALITY PROTEIN: leucine-rich repeat and immunoglobulin-like domain-containing nogo receptor-interacting protein 4 (The sequence of the model RefSeq protein was modified relative to this genomic sequence to represent the inferred CDS: inserted 6 bases in 6 codons; deleted 12 bases in 9 codons; substituted 1 base at 1 genomic stop codon), whose translation MKGGLELLSPQKGHLITHSRSRQGMDIDLVCRWGSAPWPPLFFLLLLVGRSGRGCPAACDCASQPQAVICASRQLEAVPGGIPPDTELLDLSRNRLWGLQRGMLSLLGPLXELDLSHNQLSTLEPGAFQGLRNLLTLRLRGNRLRIVAPGVFSGLSSLTLLDLSLNQIVLFLDGALESWAAFSSWKWGDNHLVFVAPGAFVGLAKLSTLTIERCNLSTVPGPALARLPGLMGLRLRELDISRLPTGALRDWDQLRELEIHQWPALRALEPGSLVGLNLSRLAITYCNLSSVPFQALSHLXFLRVLDLSQNPISXYPAGKLSFLVRCRELHLSGAHLASIAAHAFHGLAAFCLLDVADNALQTLEESAFPSPSSLATLRLAGNPPDLXLPLLWLLRLRRHLDFGKSPPACASPLHTSRASNLQDFSXILPPGHFTCRAALTRXSGPRRVSAKEGQQAVFSCSGDGDPAPTVSWRGPXGTWLGGTGRVRVLEDGTLEIRSVQLRDGGAYVCVLSNVAGNDSLSTWLEVIRIESPNGTLSDTNATTLGSPGPFFLDSRGLVIVLAVGFLPFLTSVTLCFGLIALWSKSKGRVKHHTTFDFVPPRSSGERGAGGNRVTAKLF comes from the exons ATGAAGGGAGGCCTGGAGCTGTTGTCCCCCCAAAAAGGACACCTCATCACTCATTCTAGAAGCAGACAGGGAATGGACATAGACCTCGTATGCCGCTGGGGCTCAGCCCCTTGGCCACCCCTCTTCTTTCTGCTCCTTCTGGTGGGGAGGAGTGGCCGAGGCTGCCCGGCAGCATGTGACTGTGCCTCCCAGCCCCAAGCGGTGATCTGTGCCAGCCGGCAGCTGGAAGCAGTCCCTGGAGGGATCCCCCCAGACACCGAGCTGCTGGACTTGAGCAGGAACCGCCTATGGGGCCTCCAAAGGGGGATGCTCTCACTCCTGGGACCAC CTGAGCTGGATCTCAGTCACAACCAGCTTTCCACCCTAGAACCCGGGGCCTTC CAGGGGCTCCGGAACCTCCTCACTCTGCGGCTTCGGGGTAACAGGTTGCGG ATTGTGGCCCCTGGGGTATTCTCTGGCCTATCCTCCCTAACCCTACTGGAC CTCAGCCTGAACCAGATAGTCCTCTTCCTGGATGGTGCCTTGGAGAGCTGGGCAGCCTTCAGCAGTTGGAAGTGGGGGGACAACCATCTGGTGTTTGTGGCACCAGGGGCCTTTGTGGGACTGGCAAAGCTAAGCACCCTTACCATAGAACGATGTAACCTAAGCACCGTGCCAGGGCCTGCCCTCGCGCGACTTCCAGGGCTCATGGGGCTGAGGCTACGTGAGTTAGACATAAGTCGGCTGCCCACC GGGGCCCTGAGAGACTGGGACCAGTTACGGGAGCTAGAGATCCACCAATGGCCAGCTCTGAGGGCCCTGGAACCTGGGAGCCTGGTCGGGCTCAACCTCAGCCGCCTGGCCATCACTTAT TGCAACCTGAGTTCCGTTCCCTTCCAAGCCCTGAGCCACC ACTTCCTCAGGGTTCTGGACCTATCTCAGAACCCCATCT AATATCCAGCCGGGAAACTGAGTTTTTTGGTTCGG TGCAGGGAGCTCCACCTGTCAGGGGCCCACCTCGCCTCCATTGCAGCCCATGCCTTCCACGGT TTGGCTGCCTTCTGCCTGCTGGATGTGGCTGACAATGCCCTCCAGACTCTGGAAGAAAGC gccttcccctccccaagcaGCCTGGCCACCCTGCGGTTGGCCGGGAACCCCCCTGATCTGTGACTGCCGCTGCTGTGGCTACTGCGCCTTCGG CGCCACCTCGACTTTGGCAAATCCCCCCCGGCCTGTGCCAGCCCACTCCACACGTCAAGGGCAAGTAACCTCCAGGACTTCT GCATCCTGCCCCCGGGACACTTCACTTGCCGAGCAGCCCTGACCA GGTCGGGGCCACGGAGAGTCAGTGCAAAGGAGGGGCAGCAGGCTGTCTTCTCCTGCTCTGGGGATGGAGACCCAGCCCCTACCGTTTCATGGCGAGGAC CAGGCACTTGGCTGGGTGGAACTGGACGAGTAAGAGTCCTGGAGGATGGGACCCTGGAGATCCGGTCGGTACAGCTTCGAGATGGGGGTGCTTATGTTTGTGTGCTCAGCAATGTGGCTGGGAACGACTCGCTCAGCACCTGGTTAGAGGTGATCCGGATTGAGTCGCCAAACGGGACCCTCTCTGATACTAATGCCACCACCCTGGGAAGCCCAGGACCCTTCTTCCTGGATAGCAGGGGCCTGGTCATAGTGCTGGCTGTTggcttcctccccttcctcacctctgtgACCCTCTGTTTTGGCCTCATTGCCCTATGGAGCAAAAGCAAGGGACGGGTCAAACATCACACAACCTTTGACTTTGTGCCCCCTCGGTCTTCAGGGGAGCGGGGTGCTGGGGGCAACCGAGTCACTGCCAAACTCTTCTga